In a genomic window of Paramicrobacterium chengjingii:
- the pstA gene encoding phosphate ABC transporter permease PstA, with protein MTQTAVPNVYASGRLPRPAPWLILAGALVISFIAFTLLAMAGATDGLNITGAVIVGALLFAALLFVSSLLIEGHRRAQDRLITTLVSAAFLVALAPLISLIATVIVNGSARFDATFFTWSMRNIVGEGGGFLHAIIGTVLMTLTAAIISVPVGLLTSIYLVEYGRGALARAITFLVDVMTGIPSIVAGLFAYAAFALIFGPGTKIGLAGAISLAVIMIPVVVRSSEDMLKVVPNELREAALALGVPRWLMILKVVLPTAIAGITTGIMLAIARVIGETAPLLIAAGFTNNMNYNLLEGRMQSLPVAVYNSYVSQGVDAQSYLDRAWAGALTLILIVMLLNIVARMIARYFAPKTGR; from the coding sequence ATGACGCAGACCGCTGTCCCCAACGTCTACGCGAGCGGACGCCTTCCCCGGCCGGCGCCGTGGCTGATTCTCGCTGGTGCCCTTGTTATCTCCTTCATCGCGTTCACGCTTCTCGCTATGGCCGGCGCGACAGACGGTCTCAACATCACCGGGGCCGTCATCGTCGGCGCCCTGCTCTTTGCCGCCCTGCTCTTCGTGTCATCGCTGCTCATCGAGGGGCATCGGCGGGCACAAGATCGCCTGATCACGACACTGGTGAGTGCAGCGTTCCTCGTTGCGCTCGCCCCCTTGATCTCGCTGATTGCCACGGTCATCGTCAACGGCTCTGCGCGGTTTGACGCAACGTTTTTCACATGGTCGATGCGCAACATCGTCGGCGAAGGCGGCGGGTTCCTCCACGCCATTATCGGCACCGTACTCATGACGCTCACCGCAGCCATCATCTCGGTTCCCGTCGGCCTTCTCACGTCGATCTACCTTGTTGAATATGGTCGCGGAGCACTTGCCCGGGCGATCACTTTCCTCGTCGATGTCATGACAGGCATCCCGTCGATCGTCGCTGGTCTCTTCGCCTACGCAGCGTTCGCTCTCATCTTCGGGCCGGGCACAAAGATCGGTCTCGCTGGCGCAATCTCACTGGCGGTCATCATGATTCCCGTTGTCGTGCGCTCCAGCGAAGACATGCTGAAGGTTGTTCCGAACGAACTGCGCGAGGCGGCACTCGCCCTCGGCGTTCCGCGCTGGCTCATGATCCTCAAAGTTGTTTTGCCGACGGCGATCGCGGGAATCACAACCGGCATCATGCTGGCCATCGCCCGCGTCATCGGAGAGACCGCTCCGCTGCTCATCGCCGCGGGGTTCACGAACAACATGAACTACAACCTCCTCGAAGGCCGCATGCAGAGCCTTCCGGTGGCCGTGTACAACTCCTACGTGAGTCAGGGTGTCGACGCCCAGTCCTATCTCGATCGTGCGTGGGCCGGTGCCCTCACGCTCATCCTGATCGTGATGCTCCTCAACATCGTCGCAAGAATGATCGCCCGCTACTTCGCCCCCAAGACGGGCCGCTGA
- the pstB gene encoding phosphate ABC transporter ATP-binding protein PstB yields the protein MSKRIEVTDLNVYYSAFRAVEDVTLTIEPRSVTAFIGPSGCGKSTFLRTLNRMHEVIPGAYVEGDVLIDGNNLYAPGVDPVAVRRQVGMVFQRPNPFPTMSIKENVLAGVKLNNQRISKSDQDALTEKALRGANLWNEVKDRLDKPGSGLSGGQQQRLCIARAIAVEPDVLLMDEPCSALDPISTLAIEDLIEEMKQQYTIVIVTHNMQQASRVSDRTAFFNIAGTGKPGKLIEFDDTNTMFTQPSVQATEDYVSGRFG from the coding sequence GTGTCGAAAAGAATCGAAGTCACAGACCTCAACGTGTACTACAGCGCGTTTCGCGCTGTCGAAGACGTCACTCTCACCATTGAGCCTCGAAGCGTCACTGCTTTCATTGGCCCCTCCGGATGCGGCAAGTCGACATTTCTGCGCACGCTCAACCGAATGCACGAGGTGATCCCTGGCGCCTATGTCGAGGGCGACGTGCTCATCGACGGCAACAACCTATACGCCCCCGGAGTCGACCCGGTCGCAGTGCGCCGTCAGGTGGGCATGGTGTTTCAGCGGCCGAACCCGTTCCCCACGATGTCGATCAAAGAGAACGTCCTCGCGGGCGTCAAGCTCAACAACCAGCGCATCTCGAAATCAGATCAGGATGCTCTCACAGAGAAGGCCCTGCGTGGGGCCAACCTGTGGAACGAAGTGAAGGATCGCCTGGACAAGCCGGGCTCTGGTCTCTCGGGCGGTCAGCAGCAGCGTCTCTGCATCGCCCGGGCAATTGCCGTTGAGCCAGATGTTCTGCTCATGGACGAGCCCTGCTCGGCGCTCGATCCCATCTCGACGCTGGCCATTGAAGACCTCATCGAAGAGATGAAGCAGCAGTACACGATCGTCATCGTGACGCACAATATGCAGCAGGCGTCCCGCGTCTCCGATCGCACGGCGTTCTTCAACATTGCGGGAACCGGCAAGCCCGGAAAGCTCATCGAGTTCGATGACACTAACACCATGTTCACGCAGCCGAGCGTGCAGGCGACAGAGGATTACGTCTCAGGTCGCTTCGGGTAG
- a CDS encoding anti-sigma factor domain-containing protein, producing MSNENHIEPTNAPTTKSGKSAPNEAGETNWEEHKAQRKLAKKAEKKSFSRPVAAIVAVVAVCASVAIASGFVGLIENGNQLPQTLQLAQVNAQADVTRTQVVLDSSDNETATVVWSRNVDTAAIIVEGLAKLDDDTYRVWYEAAGEYTAVGELSVTHDGSEVWAMLTGDIGSAQSVIVTIDSADATEPGSDIVAEIEL from the coding sequence GTGAGCAACGAGAATCACATCGAGCCAACGAACGCGCCAACCACCAAATCGGGGAAGAGCGCGCCGAACGAGGCGGGTGAAACCAACTGGGAAGAGCACAAAGCTCAGCGCAAGCTGGCCAAGAAAGCCGAAAAGAAGTCGTTCTCGCGCCCCGTCGCCGCCATCGTCGCCGTTGTCGCCGTGTGCGCATCGGTCGCTATCGCCAGTGGATTTGTTGGGCTCATTGAGAACGGAAACCAGCTCCCTCAAACGCTTCAGCTCGCACAGGTGAACGCCCAGGCCGACGTCACACGCACCCAGGTTGTTCTTGACTCTTCAGACAATGAGACCGCCACTGTTGTCTGGTCACGAAACGTCGATACCGCCGCCATCATCGTCGAAGGGCTTGCAAAGCTCGACGATGACACGTATCGCGTCTGGTACGAGGCTGCCGGCGAATACACTGCGGTCGGCGAACTCTCCGTCACCCACGACGGCTCCGAAGTGTGGGCGATGCTCACCGGCGATATCGGGTCTGCACAGTCCGTGATCGTCACAATCGATTCGGCCGATGCCACAGAACCCGGATCAGATATCGTCGCCGAAATCGAGCTCTGA
- a CDS encoding DNA-directed RNA polymerase subunit beta, translating into MPRDFHKPARYPASVFDNIQGGIDPAESSRIAHETARALLARVRDEGDPDIVERVVAYTDEHGIDTIAELWSHATSRSLPGSLWRIYLLRLQVREDPHGTGLVFQRGSEVLRTIDPVVAGAPAPTGPAEIIALADRILRGIFEGDFTIALDRAAAYCRVSAAGCTSIADDFESTEPERASDLTQRALRLSTYASDLASAARLWRRDELD; encoded by the coding sequence TTGCCACGAGACTTTCATAAGCCGGCGCGTTACCCCGCGTCGGTTTTCGACAACATCCAGGGCGGAATCGATCCGGCTGAGTCCAGCCGGATCGCACATGAGACCGCTCGGGCGCTGCTTGCGCGTGTTCGCGACGAGGGCGACCCCGACATTGTTGAACGTGTCGTGGCATACACCGATGAACATGGTATTGACACGATCGCCGAACTGTGGTCGCACGCGACAAGCCGCAGTCTTCCCGGGTCGCTGTGGCGCATCTACCTCCTGCGCCTGCAGGTGCGAGAAGACCCGCACGGCACGGGGCTGGTGTTCCAACGGGGATCTGAGGTGCTTCGAACCATCGATCCAGTCGTCGCCGGCGCTCCCGCGCCGACAGGCCCAGCCGAGATCATCGCACTCGCTGACCGCATCCTCCGCGGCATCTTCGAGGGTGACTTCACCATAGCCCTCGACCGGGCGGCTGCCTACTGTCGAGTCTCTGCCGCGGGATGCACGAGCATCGCAGACGATTTTGAATCCACCGAGCCGGAACGCGCAAGCGACCTCACCCAGCGGGCACTCCGATTGTCGACCTACGCGTCAGATCTCGCGTCTGCCGCGCGGCTGTGGCGGCGCGACGAGCTCGACTGA
- a CDS encoding A1S_2505 family phage non-structural protein — translation MHIESLSPGEIFVFGSNASGAHGAGAARTAYEKFGAVWGQGSGLQGQSYGIDTMSGLEVIAQEAADFAAFARQHPELTFLLTPVGCGIAGYSAADVAPFFADAPSNVVLPESFLEVIETPEAASHDNTGNTQEYWDARYGDRERMWSGKVNAALADTVSELSPGTALDLGCGEGGDSLWLASRGWTVTGVDISTVALSRADAEARGRGVASVTWRQADLETWEPEGEFDLVSACFLQAPQEFDREGVLRRMSRHVRPGGYMLIVSHAAMPPWSHNHEHEDMPTIEGERAAVGSETEWDAVIAEVRHRRATGPDGQDGMLDDNVVLLRRP, via the coding sequence ATGCACATCGAATCGCTGAGCCCGGGGGAGATCTTCGTCTTCGGATCGAATGCGTCGGGCGCGCACGGCGCGGGGGCGGCGCGCACCGCATACGAGAAGTTCGGAGCCGTGTGGGGCCAGGGTTCCGGCTTGCAGGGCCAGTCGTACGGCATCGACACCATGAGCGGCCTTGAGGTGATTGCCCAGGAGGCCGCTGACTTCGCGGCGTTCGCGCGACAGCATCCGGAATTGACGTTTTTGCTGACTCCGGTCGGGTGTGGCATCGCCGGGTATTCTGCCGCAGACGTGGCACCATTTTTCGCGGATGCGCCGAGCAATGTCGTACTTCCCGAATCTTTTCTCGAGGTGATTGAGACGCCGGAGGCTGCGAGCCACGACAACACGGGCAACACGCAGGAATACTGGGATGCTCGCTATGGAGACCGTGAGCGGATGTGGTCGGGAAAGGTCAATGCTGCGCTCGCCGACACGGTGTCCGAACTGTCGCCGGGCACTGCTCTCGATCTCGGATGCGGCGAAGGCGGCGATTCGCTGTGGCTCGCTTCACGAGGTTGGACGGTCACCGGCGTCGATATCTCGACAGTTGCGCTCAGCCGGGCGGATGCCGAGGCGCGAGGCCGCGGTGTGGCGTCAGTGACCTGGCGGCAAGCCGACCTTGAGACCTGGGAGCCAGAGGGGGAGTTCGACCTCGTCTCTGCGTGCTTTCTGCAGGCCCCGCAGGAGTTCGACCGTGAGGGAGTGCTTCGGCGAATGAGTCGGCATGTGCGGCCTGGTGGCTACATGTTGATCGTGTCGCATGCGGCGATGCCGCCGTGGTCACACAATCACGAGCATGAGGACATGCCGACAATCGAGGGAGAGCGCGCAGCCGTGGGTAGTGAGACCGAGTGGGACGCCGTGATTGCCGAGGTGAGGCACCGGCGAGCAACGGGCCCTGATGGACAAGACGGGATGCTCGACGACAACGTCGTGCTGTTGCGCCGTCCCTGA
- a CDS encoding ABC transporter ATP-binding protein, giving the protein MSSSSSRSRSPFARNPDDGPRATFGQLLPYLFEHKGPLTAALVLGVFGAAASLAQPLLVSQVIQFVERSQPLGWLVWALVALVIVSALISGYQHYLLQRMGEGVVLSSRRRLIARMLHLPIAQFDARRTGDLVSRVGSDTTLLRAVLTQGLVEAIGGSVTFLGALIAMLIIDPVLLGLTAAVIAASIVVVGALAGRIRVASARTQKKVGDLTAALERAIGSVRTIRASGATDREIETVQTEAVGAWRMGVNVAKVSALVVPVAGVAMQASFLVVLGVGGFRVANGSITIASLVAFILFLFMMIMPLGQAFGAISATNQALGALGRIHEIVSLDAETDSDADIAASVPEPGVASPSAPAIAFQGVSFSYPDAVARAHRESDGADHTDVTPDQSPGAVLRDVNFDVERGKRTALVGPSGAGKSTILGLIERFYDTTSGSIRLGGVDIRTLSRDDVRSRIGYVEQDAPVLAGSIRDNLLLASPDATDADCVEVLHSVNLGDVLGRNPQGLDAPVGEDGIMLSGGERQRLAIARSILAAPPILLLDESTSSLDGVNEQKMRTAIDAVAADRTLIVIAHRLSTVVDSDRIVVLDQGRVIGTGTHSELVQEVPLYRDLAKHQLLV; this is encoded by the coding sequence ATGAGCTCATCTTCTTCACGCAGCCGGTCCCCCTTTGCCCGCAATCCCGATGACGGACCGCGTGCCACGTTCGGCCAGCTGCTGCCGTACCTGTTCGAACACAAAGGCCCGTTGACCGCAGCCCTTGTGCTCGGCGTTTTCGGTGCCGCTGCATCGCTTGCGCAGCCACTCCTCGTCAGTCAGGTGATTCAGTTTGTCGAGCGATCGCAGCCGTTGGGCTGGCTTGTCTGGGCGCTGGTGGCACTGGTAATCGTTTCCGCTCTCATCTCGGGTTATCAGCATTACCTGCTGCAGCGCATGGGCGAGGGCGTTGTGCTCTCGAGCCGACGGCGTCTGATCGCGCGGATGCTGCACCTGCCCATCGCGCAGTTCGACGCACGCCGCACGGGCGACCTCGTCTCGCGCGTCGGCAGCGACACGACTTTGCTGCGTGCCGTGCTGACGCAGGGACTTGTTGAGGCAATCGGCGGAAGCGTCACGTTTCTCGGCGCCCTCATTGCCATGCTCATCATCGATCCCGTGCTGCTCGGACTCACGGCGGCCGTGATTGCGGCATCCATCGTTGTTGTCGGTGCTTTGGCCGGGCGCATCCGCGTCGCGAGCGCTCGCACCCAAAAGAAGGTGGGCGATCTCACAGCCGCTCTGGAGCGCGCGATCGGCTCGGTGCGAACGATTCGTGCATCGGGCGCCACGGATCGTGAGATCGAGACCGTGCAGACCGAAGCGGTTGGCGCATGGCGCATGGGCGTCAACGTTGCGAAAGTGTCGGCGCTTGTTGTTCCGGTCGCGGGCGTAGCCATGCAGGCGTCGTTTCTCGTTGTGCTCGGCGTCGGCGGTTTCCGTGTCGCCAACGGCTCCATCACCATCGCCAGCCTCGTGGCGTTCATTTTGTTTCTTTTCATGATGATCATGCCGCTCGGGCAGGCATTCGGGGCGATCAGCGCCACCAACCAGGCACTCGGTGCGCTCGGCCGCATTCACGAGATCGTGTCGCTCGATGCCGAGACCGACAGCGACGCCGACATCGCGGCATCCGTCCCCGAGCCAGGAGTCGCATCGCCGTCTGCACCGGCCATCGCGTTTCAGGGCGTGTCATTCTCCTACCCGGATGCCGTCGCCCGCGCCCACCGCGAATCCGATGGCGCCGATCACACCGACGTCACGCCCGATCAGTCTCCCGGTGCCGTTCTGCGTGATGTGAACTTCGACGTCGAGCGAGGCAAACGCACGGCCCTCGTTGGGCCGAGCGGGGCCGGCAAGTCGACGATCCTCGGGTTGATCGAGCGCTTCTACGACACGACGTCGGGCAGCATCCGTCTGGGCGGAGTCGACATTCGAACCCTCAGCCGTGACGATGTGCGCTCCCGCATCGGCTACGTCGAGCAAGACGCTCCAGTGCTGGCCGGCAGCATCCGAGACAACCTTCTTCTCGCCTCCCCCGACGCGACCGATGCCGACTGCGTCGAAGTGCTTCACTCCGTCAACCTCGGGGATGTGCTCGGCCGCAACCCGCAGGGCCTCGATGCCCCCGTCGGCGAGGACGGCATCATGCTCTCGGGTGGTGAGCGTCAGCGCCTCGCTATCGCACGGTCGATTCTCGCGGCTCCCCCGATTCTGCTGCTCGACGAATCAACATCGAGTCTCGATGGCGTCAACGAGCAGAAGATGCGCACGGCGATCGACGCCGTCGCTGCTGACCGCACGCTTATCGTCATTGCGCACCGACTCTCAACCGTTGTCGACAGCGATCGCATCGTTGTGCTTGATCAGGGTCGCGTCATTGGCACGGGAACGCACTCCGAGCTGGTGCAGGAGGTTCCGCTATACCGCGACCTGGCGAAGCACCAGCTGCTGGTGTAG
- a CDS encoding thiamine pyrophosphate-binding protein, translating into MPTVSAHIATTLATHVTDMFGVMGNGNAYLLDALFDTPLAYTAVRHEAGAVAAADAYYRTCSRIAVATCTYGPGFTNTITPLTEAVMARTPLVLVTGAAPTTGFRPWDVDQAALCRAVGAHVVTVTQDTPVSSTREALEYALTHRTAVVLEIPYDVGGLEAQDAVDSASAALAVASAQPPRARALDDAAAVLRSARRPLVLAGRGAFLSGAGDAMRALAARLGAITTSTALGRGQFDARYDLGVAGGFGQENAMQLAATADVVLVIGAGLNQFTMRFGALMGENARVVQLDIASTPTNDRVDVFVSGDARASVEGLNARLDGVASSGWRESITGFSDGTLRAREPGGRAASDGLLDPRSLTARLNQIIPDDRVMVTDGGHFLGWVNQYFDMGVPDRYAMVGTPFQSIGLGFPSAVGAAVSRPESFTVLCTGDGGGLMALADLESAVRTMKRGAIIVYNDAAYGAEIHLYGLAGFDERPMLISGVDFAGLARSVGADAVTVNTLDDLDVFARWVASGADGVMLLDCRITQSLRAPYQEEVIEQNSALFEPTHA; encoded by the coding sequence ATGCCCACGGTCTCGGCGCATATCGCCACCACTCTTGCCACCCACGTCACCGACATGTTCGGTGTTATGGGCAACGGCAATGCCTATCTGCTCGACGCTCTCTTCGATACCCCGTTGGCGTACACGGCAGTGCGGCACGAGGCCGGCGCTGTCGCTGCTGCCGATGCCTATTACCGCACCTGCAGCCGCATCGCCGTCGCCACCTGCACCTACGGCCCCGGGTTCACAAACACGATCACGCCGCTCACCGAAGCCGTAATGGCCCGCACACCGCTCGTGCTCGTCACTGGCGCGGCACCGACCACGGGCTTTCGCCCCTGGGACGTCGACCAGGCTGCGCTCTGCCGTGCCGTCGGCGCGCACGTGGTCACTGTCACGCAGGACACCCCGGTTTCCAGCACGCGCGAAGCCCTCGAGTACGCGCTGACGCATCGCACGGCCGTCGTGCTCGAGATTCCCTACGACGTCGGTGGCCTCGAGGCTCAGGATGCTGTCGACAGCGCGAGCGCAGCACTCGCCGTTGCGTCTGCGCAGCCGCCGCGTGCCCGTGCGCTCGACGATGCCGCCGCAGTGCTGCGAAGCGCCCGTCGCCCGCTCGTGCTCGCCGGTCGAGGAGCGTTCCTTTCGGGCGCCGGCGATGCAATGCGTGCACTCGCGGCGCGTCTCGGTGCCATCACGACCTCGACTGCCCTTGGTCGCGGCCAATTCGACGCGCGATACGACCTTGGCGTTGCTGGCGGCTTCGGTCAAGAGAACGCCATGCAGCTCGCGGCGACGGCCGACGTCGTTCTCGTGATCGGCGCCGGCCTCAATCAGTTCACCATGCGCTTCGGCGCGCTCATGGGCGAGAACGCGCGGGTCGTGCAACTCGACATTGCGAGCACACCCACCAACGACCGGGTTGACGTCTTCGTATCTGGCGACGCGCGCGCCTCGGTCGAGGGCCTCAACGCCCGCCTTGACGGCGTCGCTTCCAGCGGATGGCGAGAGTCGATAACGGGGTTCTCCGACGGAACGCTTCGCGCCCGCGAGCCCGGGGGCCGCGCAGCATCCGATGGTCTTCTCGACCCTCGCAGCCTCACGGCGCGCCTCAACCAGATCATTCCCGACGATCGTGTCATGGTCACAGACGGCGGCCACTTTCTCGGCTGGGTGAACCAGTACTTCGACATGGGTGTCCCCGACCGTTATGCCATGGTCGGAACGCCGTTCCAGTCAATCGGGCTCGGCTTTCCCAGTGCGGTCGGCGCCGCAGTTTCTCGCCCAGAATCGTTCACCGTGCTGTGCACGGGCGATGGCGGTGGCCTCATGGCGCTGGCCGACCTCGAATCAGCGGTGCGCACCATGAAGCGCGGCGCCATCATCGTGTACAACGATGCGGCGTACGGTGCCGAAATACATCTTTATGGTCTCGCCGGATTCGACGAGCGACCCATGCTGATATCCGGCGTGGACTTCGCCGGCCTGGCGCGCTCAGTCGGGGCGGATGCCGTCACAGTGAACACGCTCGATGACCTCGACGTCTTCGCACGCTGGGTGGCGTCGGGTGCCGACGGCGTGATGCTGCTCGACTGCCGCATTACGCAGTCGCTACGTGCGCCGTATCAAGAAGAGGTCATCGAGCAGAACAGCGCCCTCTTCGAGCCGACACACGCCTAG
- the hpaH gene encoding 2-oxo-hept-4-ene-1,7-dioate hydratase produces the protein MLEHSDIVAIADELAEAERARSTVPLLTARHEGMTIEDSYAVQNVWKQREIDAGRRLVGRKIGLTSKVMQRATGITEPDYGVIFDDVVYENGSVIEFDRFSNVRIEVELVFVLGETLEGPNCSLVDVLRATEYVVPALEVLSSRIEMSGRTIVDTISDNAALGAMVLGGRPVAVDAVDLRWVSALLYRNETIEESGVAAAVLNHPASGVAWLANKFARHGDRLEAGEIILAGSFTRPMWVERGDTVHADYGQLGAITCRFV, from the coding sequence GTGCTAGAGCACTCCGACATCGTCGCCATCGCCGACGAATTGGCCGAAGCAGAGAGGGCCCGTTCGACGGTCCCCCTCCTGACGGCCCGCCACGAGGGCATGACCATCGAGGATTCCTACGCCGTGCAGAACGTGTGGAAGCAGCGCGAAATCGACGCGGGCCGCCGCCTCGTCGGGCGCAAGATCGGCCTCACCTCGAAGGTGATGCAGCGCGCAACGGGCATCACCGAGCCGGATTACGGCGTGATCTTCGACGACGTGGTCTACGAGAACGGTTCGGTGATCGAGTTCGACCGCTTCTCGAACGTGCGCATCGAAGTCGAGCTGGTATTCGTGCTCGGCGAGACCCTCGAGGGGCCGAACTGCTCGCTTGTCGACGTGCTGCGTGCCACCGAGTACGTGGTGCCCGCTCTCGAGGTGCTGAGCTCCCGCATCGAGATGTCCGGCCGCACGATCGTCGACACCATCTCCGACAATGCGGCGCTGGGTGCCATGGTGCTCGGCGGGCGCCCGGTCGCGGTCGATGCCGTCGACCTGCGCTGGGTGTCGGCGCTGCTCTACCGCAACGAGACGATCGAGGAGTCCGGCGTCGCCGCGGCTGTGCTCAACCACCCGGCATCCGGTGTTGCGTGGCTCGCCAACAAGTTCGCCCGTCACGGCGACCGTCTCGAGGCAGGCGAGATCATTCTCGCCGGATCGTTCACCCGCCCCATGTGGGTGGAACGCGGCGACACAGTGCACGCCGATTACGGGCAGCTCGGAGCCATCACATGCCGATTCGTGTAA
- a CDS encoding HpcH/HpaI aldolase family protein, whose translation MPIRVNLPPTFRDRLAQADRTLVGMWVSSGNALNAEICAGSGLDWLLIDGEHSHNTLELILAQLQAVAAYPATPLVRVPECNTALIKQYLDIGAQNLLVPMVNTVADAEKAVAAVRYPPHGVRGVGSALARASRWNRVDDYLAAANGAVSLYVQIETAEAVQNAREIAAVDGIDGVFIGPSDLAASMGHLGEQGHPEVVDAVETTIRAMTELGVSVGVNAFAPDAARRYIELGVTFILVAADVSLLARASEALADTWLPSAGDAAERASY comes from the coding sequence ATGCCGATTCGTGTAAACCTGCCGCCCACGTTTCGCGACCGTCTCGCCCAAGCCGACCGCACACTCGTCGGCATGTGGGTGAGCAGCGGGAATGCGCTCAACGCCGAGATCTGCGCGGGCAGCGGCCTCGACTGGCTACTCATCGACGGCGAACACAGCCACAACACACTTGAGCTGATTCTCGCTCAGCTGCAGGCCGTCGCCGCGTACCCGGCCACTCCCCTCGTGCGCGTTCCCGAGTGCAACACCGCGCTGATCAAGCAATATCTCGACATCGGTGCCCAGAACCTCCTCGTGCCCATGGTGAACACCGTTGCAGATGCAGAAAAGGCCGTTGCCGCCGTGCGCTACCCTCCGCATGGTGTGCGCGGAGTCGGCAGCGCTCTTGCGCGGGCTTCACGGTGGAATCGCGTGGATGACTACCTCGCCGCGGCCAACGGTGCGGTGTCTCTGTACGTGCAGATCGAGACGGCGGAAGCCGTGCAGAATGCGCGAGAGATCGCCGCCGTTGACGGCATTGACGGGGTTTTCATCGGCCCAAGCGACCTGGCTGCATCCATGGGGCACCTGGGTGAGCAGGGGCATCCCGAGGTCGTGGATGCCGTCGAGACGACGATTCGCGCCATGACAGAACTCGGAGTCTCCGTCGGCGTCAACGCGTTCGCTCCCGACGCCGCGCGCCGCTACATCGAGCTGGGCGTCACGTTCATTCTCGTCGCTGCCGACGTTTCGCTTCTCGCCCGAGCAAGCGAAGCACTCGCCGACACCTGGCTGCCCTCTGCCGGCGATGCCGCGGAGCGCGCAAGTTACTGA
- a CDS encoding fumarylacetoacetate hydrolase family protein, translating to MTHEVTAPKIIAVHLNYRSRAEQRGRIPAHPSYFFKPASSLSASGSTIERPTGTELLAFEGEIALIVGTDVRRVSPDEGWAAVSGVTAANDFGLYDFRAADKGSNVRSKGGDGYTPLSSEVIPASAIDQDALRVRTWVNGVLAQNDTSAGLIFPFGQLVADLSQMMTLHAGDIILTGTPAGSSVVQPGDTVEVEVDAPTAPGAPSTGRLVTTVVEGQAPFTDVGEKPRATDAQREAAWGSPEAAGFTPVLTDELREKLASVGTATISSQLRKRGLNNVSIDGVTTTRPGVRMVGRARTLRYIPNREDLFASHGGGYNAQKRIVDSLESGDVLVMEARGESGTGTLGDVIALRAQQLGAAGVVTDGGVRDVAEVAGFDMPTFHNGAHPAVLGRRHVPWDTDITIACGGAAVQPGDIIVGDDDGVIVIPPALAAEVADAAVEQEKSEEFIAEMVAAGERIEGLFPMNDEWKDRYKAWLSRR from the coding sequence ATGACCCACGAGGTGACAGCACCCAAGATCATCGCCGTGCACCTGAACTATCGTTCGCGTGCCGAGCAGCGGGGCCGCATTCCTGCCCACCCCTCGTACTTCTTCAAGCCGGCATCGTCGCTCAGTGCATCCGGCTCTACGATCGAGCGCCCCACAGGAACCGAGTTGTTGGCATTTGAGGGCGAGATCGCACTCATCGTGGGCACGGACGTGCGCCGCGTCTCCCCCGACGAAGGATGGGCGGCCGTCTCCGGTGTCACTGCAGCAAACGACTTCGGCCTCTATGACTTCCGAGCGGCGGACAAAGGGTCGAACGTGCGCTCAAAGGGAGGCGACGGCTACACACCGCTCAGCTCCGAGGTGATCCCCGCCTCCGCCATCGACCAGGATGCACTCCGTGTGCGCACCTGGGTCAACGGCGTTCTCGCGCAGAACGACACCTCGGCTGGGTTGATCTTCCCCTTCGGTCAGCTCGTCGCCGACCTGTCGCAGATGATGACGTTGCACGCAGGCGACATCATTCTCACGGGCACTCCCGCCGGGTCCTCCGTCGTGCAACCCGGTGACACTGTAGAGGTCGAAGTGGATGCCCCGACGGCGCCGGGTGCTCCGAGCACGGGACGTCTCGTCACCACAGTTGTCGAGGGCCAGGCGCCGTTCACCGACGTCGGCGAGAAGCCTCGGGCAACGGATGCTCAGCGCGAAGCAGCATGGGGCAGCCCCGAGGCCGCCGGCTTCACTCCGGTTCTCACGGACGAGCTCCGCGAAAAACTCGCATCGGTCGGCACAGCCACCATTTCGTCGCAGCTGCGCAAGCGTGGTCTCAACAACGTGTCGATCGACGGCGTCACGACGACACGTCCTGGAGTTCGCATGGTGGGGCGCGCTCGCACTCTGCGTTACATTCCCAACCGGGAAGATCTCTTCGCGAGCCACGGCGGCGGATACAACGCTCAGAAGCGCATCGTCGATTCGCTCGAGAGTGGCGACGTTCTGGTCATGGAAGCTCGCGGCGAATCCGGCACGGGCACTCTCGGCGATGTGATCGCCCTGCGCGCGCAGCAGCTCGGAGCGGCCGGTGTCGTCACAGACGGCGGCGTTCGCGACGTCGCCGAGGTGGCCGGTTTCGACATGCCGACGTTTCACAATGGAGCGCACCCGGCAGTGCTCGGTCGCCGCCATGTTCCGTGGGACACCGACATCACGATCGCGTGCGGAGGCGCCGCTGTGCAGCCGGGAGACATTATCGTCGGGGACGATGACGGCGTCATCGTCATTCCGCCCGCGCTGGCCGCCGAAGTGGCTGATGCCGCTGTCGAGCAGGAGAAGAGCGAAGAGTTCATCGCCGAGATGGTCGCCGCGGGCGAGCGTATTGAAGGACTCTTCCCCATGAACGACGAGTGGAAGGACCGGTATAAGGCATGGCTCTCAAGGCGCTGA